A stretch of the Chelonia mydas isolate rCheMyd1 chromosome 5, rCheMyd1.pri.v2, whole genome shotgun sequence genome encodes the following:
- the LOC119566691 gene encoding interferon beta-like, protein MISRSLLQCCLVLLFSREISCLDCNRLHVLQTRMNRGSLEHLEKMGGNFPFQCLNERTAFKPRDIFKLQLSHQENAKVAIQQVLQELFHIFNNNLTQAAWNGTSIKEFQNGLHQQIEKLETCLSAEMEKEVTYPGNENLLLTSLKLKRFFQTIENFLKEKQYSRCAWEVIRVEISRCFLMLDKLTKRLENEARDASSKDVMKTAE, encoded by the exons ATGATCAGCAGGAGTTTGCTGCAATGTTGCCTCGTGCTGCTCTTCTCCAGGGAAATCTCATGTCTGGACTGTAACAGGCTGCATGTTCTACAAACCAGAATGAACAGAGGGAGTTTAGAGCATCTGGAGAAAATGGGTGGCAACTTTCCCTTCCAATGTCTAAACGAAAGGACAGCTTTCAAGCCCAGGGATATCTTCAAGCTCCAACTGTCCCACCAAGAGAATGCCAAGGTAGCCATCCAGCAGGTCCTCCAAGAGCTCTTCCATATCTTTAACAACAATCTCACCCAAGCTGCCTGGAATGGGACTTCCATAAAGGAATTCCAAAATGGACTTCACCAGCAGATTGAGAAGCTGGAGACGTGTTTGAGTGCTGAGATGGAAAAGGAGGTAACCTACCCAGGAAATGAGAACCTCCTGCTCACCAGCCTCAAACTGAAGAGATTCTTCCAGACAATAGAgaatttcctgaaagaaaagcaatacagccGGTGTGCCTGGGAGGTCATCCGTGTGGAAATATCCAGATGTTTCCTCATGCTCGACAAACTCACCAAGAGACTTGAAAATGAAG CACGTGATGCTTCCAGTAAGGATGTTATGAAAACAGCTGAATGA
- the LOC114019850 gene encoding interferon beta-like, giving the protein MTTRFLLHICLILLFSTEISSRLCTMLHFQQNKVNKESLELLQKRSGNFPSQCINERAAFKPTQDIVQLSVAQKENAKVVIQEILQEIFNIFSKNLTQSAWDATSIVRFQNGLYQQIQRLEACLRAQMEKELTNPESQDLQITSRSVKQYFQGIDAFLKEKQYSLCAWEIIRMEIPRCFVLIDKLTRRLSN; this is encoded by the coding sequence ATGACCACCAGGTTTTTGCTGCACATTTGCCTCATACTGCTCTTCTCCACTGAAATCTCATCTCGGCTCTGTACCATGCTTCACTTCCAGCAGAACAAAGTGAACAAAGAGAGCTTAgagcttctgcagaaaaggagcggAAATTTCCCCTCACAATGCATAAATGAAAGGGCAGCTTTCAAGCCCACCCAGGATATTGTCCAACTTTCAGTGGCCCAGAAGGAGAATGCCAAGGTGGTAATTCAAGAAATCCTCCAAGAGATCTTCAACATCTTTAGCAAAAACCTCACCCAAAGTGCCTGGGATGCCACTTCCATAGTCAGGTTCCAAAATGGCCTTTACCAGCAAATTCAGCGGCTGGAGGCATGTTTGAGAGCACAGATGGAGAAGGAATTAACCAACCCGGAAAGTCAGGACCTCCAGATCACCAGTCGGAGTGTGAAACAATACTTTCAGGGGAtagatgctttcctgaaagaaaagcaatacagccTGTGTGCCTGGGAGATCATTCGCATGGAAATACCCAGATGTTTTGTATTGATTGACAAACTCACTCGACGGCTGAGTAACTAA